A genome region from Pseudomonas pergaminensis includes the following:
- a CDS encoding HlyD family secretion protein, with product MSTNHHTSRLFAIALIALLLGAGGFGYWRSTQDRLPEGLSMGNGRLESTEVQIAAKIPGRLADVRVDEGDKVLKGQLLARMDTRTLEAQRAQAEAEVLRAKENFAAAEANVQLRQSEQLLANQELKRTQELYKRGFASSQLIDQQQARQNTGNAAVIAAQAQVNSVKAAIGAAEAQVAQLTSEIDDSSLRAPIDGIIQLRLAEPGEVLGAGGRVLLLIDPNDQYMNLYLPASVTGRLTVGSDARILLDALPDQPLPAKISFVAAKSQFTPKEVETRDERQKLVFRVKLRLTQPSAVPQAKPGMPGAGYVRTADIDWPANLQ from the coding sequence ATGTCAACGAATCACCACACCTCCCGCCTTTTCGCCATCGCACTCATTGCCCTGTTGCTGGGTGCCGGTGGCTTCGGTTACTGGCGTTCCACCCAGGACCGCCTGCCCGAAGGCCTGAGCATGGGAAATGGCCGCCTGGAATCCACCGAAGTGCAGATCGCCGCCAAGATCCCCGGGCGCCTGGCCGACGTGCGTGTGGACGAAGGCGACAAGGTGCTCAAGGGCCAACTGCTCGCACGCATGGACACCCGCACCCTTGAAGCCCAGCGCGCCCAGGCCGAAGCCGAAGTGCTGCGTGCCAAGGAAAACTTCGCCGCCGCCGAAGCCAACGTGCAACTGCGCCAGAGCGAACAACTGTTGGCCAACCAGGAACTCAAGCGCACCCAGGAGCTGTACAAGCGTGGCTTCGCCAGCAGCCAACTGATTGATCAGCAGCAGGCACGGCAAAATACCGGCAATGCCGCTGTGATTGCCGCGCAAGCCCAGGTCAACTCCGTGAAGGCCGCCATCGGCGCCGCCGAGGCCCAAGTGGCCCAGCTCACCAGCGAGATCGATGACAGCAGCCTGCGCGCGCCCATCGACGGCATTATCCAGCTACGCCTGGCCGAGCCGGGTGAAGTGCTGGGCGCGGGCGGCCGTGTACTGCTGTTGATCGATCCCAATGATCAATACATGAACCTCTACCTGCCGGCCTCTGTAACCGGCCGCCTGACCGTCGGCAGCGATGCGCGCATCCTGCTCGACGCCTTGCCCGACCAGCCACTGCCGGCCAAGATCAGCTTTGTCGCGGCCAAATCCCAGTTCACGCCCAAGGAAGTGGAAACCCGCGACGAACGCCAGAAACTGGTGTTCCGCGTCAAACTGCGCCTGACCCAACCCAGCGCCGTGCCCCAGGCCAAGCCCGGCATGCCCGGCGCAGGCTATGTGCGCACGGCTGACATTGACTGGCCGGCCAACCTGCAATGA